Proteins co-encoded in one Nitrospirota bacterium genomic window:
- a CDS encoding MarC family protein — VLPIYISLTQDMEDAVRAKVLRHSVITATAVTVLFLLIGKGVFITLGITISDFQIAGGIILLVIAITDIIFSEQRSRKPHPSVGTVPIGTPMIAGPASLTTLIMLSDIFGIPATMLSLVVNLIIVWIVFASAGRILSFLGEGGARALSKVVSLFLAAIAVMIIRRGIEGMIR; from the coding sequence GTGTCCTGCCTATTTACATATCCCTTACCCAGGATATGGAGGATGCTGTCAGGGCTAAGGTGCTGAGACATTCGGTAATTACGGCAACGGCTGTAACCGTGTTATTCCTGCTGATCGGCAAAGGTGTATTCATAACTCTTGGGATTACTATCTCGGACTTTCAGATAGCAGGAGGGATTATACTTCTTGTAATTGCAATTACAGATATTATCTTTTCTGAGCAGAGGAGCAGAAAGCCTCATCCTTCTGTTGGGACAGTTCCTATCGGAACCCCTATGATTGCAGGCCCTGCATCCCTGACGACACTGATAATGTTAAGTGATATTTTTGGGATCCCGGCAACTATGCTTTCGCTTGTAGTAAATCTTATAATCGTCTGGATAGTGTTTGCATCTGCCGGAAGGATACTGTCTTTTCTCGGCGAAGGCGGGGCAAGGGCCTTATCAAAGGTAGTATCCCTGTTCCTTGCGGCTATTGCAGTTATGA